Genomic window (Paenibacillus sp. 37):
GGAGTGCATCGCTTGATTGTAAAAGACGAGCAGTCTCATCACCTTGGTTATGAAGGAGCACATTTCTACAAGATTAATGGGAAATATGTTGTATTCCTGATTCATATAACGAAAGCTACCGGACGGAGAACGCAGGCGTGTTATACGGCAGACTCTCTGGAAGATGTCTTCACTGGCGGAGAAGTATTTAATGACGATATGGATTATTTCAATTCAGGTGTGGCTCAGGGTGGCATCGTGGATACACCGAATGGGGACTGGTATGCAATGCTGTTTCAGGATCATGGGGCTGTAGGCCGGATTCCTGTTTTGGTTCCGCTCCATTTTGATCAAGGTATTCCGGTATTTGCAAGCAAAGCTCCAAAACAGATTCATATTCCGAGCACGAGACCAGAGCACCGTTATAACCCGTTAGTAGGTAGCGACAGTTTCAATTATGCAGCTGAAGAAGATGGAAGAATACGCCTCCGCGATTTTTGGCAGTGGAATCATACACCTAATCATGAACTTTGGTCCGTCACAGAGAAACGAGGAGTTTATCGTGTTCGAACTGGACAGATCAGCCCAAATCTGACGTTTGCGGTAAATACTCTAACCCAGCGTTCCATGGGGCCCGCTTGCGAAGCAATAGTTATGCTTGACGGCAGTCGTCTGAATGATGGGGATTATGCTGGGTTGTGCTTTCTGATTGGTTCATACGGTATGATCGCTCTTACGAAGCAGGATAGCAAGTTTTACTTGGTCATGCATGCTAGAAATAGTGAGGACTCAACCATATTTGGTAATCTTATTGACCAGGAGCCAGCCACTGAACATGAACGTATCCCGGTATCAGATCCAGTCGTTAAACTGAAAGCATTCGGAAATTTTGAGAATAATCTGGATGAATGCTCTTTTGCCTATTTCGATGGGGTGGAATGGAGAGATATCGGGATTATCCATAAAATGGTATATAAACTTGATCATTTTATGGGTTGCCGAACGGGGTTGTTTGCATATTCAACTCAAATGGTTGGCGGAACAGCTGACTTTTCGAATTTTGAATATCGTGTGATTAATCCTGATGAGAAACAATGAAATATGTAAAAGCCGCCCAACGGCGGCTTTTCGTATTCAATGATTACAAGTTGTTGTACAATGATATGGATTCATAATGGACAGAGAGAAGACAGTTGTTTAAACCGAACTGGGGGCATGTCGTCATGTATAAGAGATGTCTGGACATAACAAAATGGACTTTTATTCTGTTCCTAGCTGTGTCGATACCAGCAGGTCATACCGAAGGAAATTCCAAACAACCTCATCCGCAGCCAGATGGGCAACAGATGAAACTTCCCGCTACGTTTGAGAGGTATTCTCCTCCTATTGTGGTCTCTTTTGTCAGGGAAACCGGAGATGACCTCGAGCGCATGATTAGCCAGTTGCCTGGTGAGACGATGCTGGATAATCGCTGGACTCGTTTGTACGAGAAAGAGTTAGGTATTCAAATTCACTATGACTGGATTGCTAATGGAGATGTATACAATCAGAAGCTGGGTGTATCTCTTGCTGCAGGACGTTTCCCGGATGTGGTAAAAGTAAATCCATATCAACTTAGACAACTGAGTAACGCTGGAATGATCGAAGATTTAACCCATGTGTACCAAGAGCATGCTTCACCACTTACGAAGAGCATATTAGAGGCAGAGGGCAGAGGAGCGTTTGATGCGGCAACCATAGACGGCCAACTCATGGCTATTCCTGAATCCTCTTCCTCCATTGAGACTGCGCAGTACCTGTGGATTAGAACCGATTGGTTGGAGAATCTGGGACTACGGCCGCCTGAAACGATGGAAGAGCTTCTTCAAGTTTCGAAAGCGTTTACAGATGGAGACCCCGACGGGAATGGAGAGCAGGATACGTACGGACTTGCGCTAACCAACCATTTATGGGATCCAGTTATGGGAGCTGCGGGATTGATTTCTGGCTACGGTGCCTACCCTAATATATGGGTTAAAGATGCAGAAGGAAATCTCACTTATGGAGGTATACAGCCTGAAGTTCGCGAGGCTCTGAAAGCACTGCAAACATTGTATCGTGAAGGCCAACTTGACCCGGATTTCGGCTATAAAAGTGGAAGCAAGGCGTTTCGTCTGGTTAAGGACGGAAAAATAGGGATGCTCTACGGAGAACAGTGGACACCCTTTATGCTCCAGACCACCCGTGACACAGATACAGATGTAGAATGGCAGGCATACCCCATTGTTGCCAAGTCAGACCGGAGTCTGTTCGTACCGCTACGTTCCAATACCGGGCAATACTTTGCTGTAAAAAAGGGATTCGCTCATCCGGAGGTGGTTGTAAAGCTGATGAATCTGCATCTGGACATCAACTGGGGCGATCAGGCACAGTACGAAACATACTATAATGACGACTCCCGAGCTGTATGGATGCTTTCACCGGTGACTCCATTTCCCGGTAATAAAAACATAGATGCATACAAACAAATTCGTGATGCCAGAAGCACAGGAGACTTCTCGGCTCTGGAGAATGAAGCTCTCGCCATTCACAAGCGCATTGTGGCCTATGAATTGGAAGATGTAGAGAGCGGCTGGGGCTGGAAACAAACCTATGGTCCTTCGGGTGCTTTTAGCATTGCAGATGCGTACGAGAAGAACGGTCAACTTCTCTATGATGAGTTCACTGGCGGCATTACAGACACCATGGTTGATCGACAAATTATTCTTCGAGATCTTCAGCTTGAAGCCTATATGAACATTATTCTAGGCAGGCCGATAGAAGAGTTTGATCAATTCGTAGAGAATTGGCGCAAGCTGGGGGGAGATCAGATCACATCGGAAGTTAACGCGTGGTTTCGCACCAGCAAGCCAAAGGAGCACTAATGTTCACTTTATTCATACAAGGAACCCACTCAGCCTTTGGCATTGGAGGTGAATGCATTGATCAAGATCCCTGCTAAATCATGGTTTAACAGTATATTTGCGCGATTAATAATCACCTATCTGGTATTTGTGCTCCCCCTGATTCTCCTTGGAGTGTATCTGTATCATTGGAGTTATGACAATGCAAGCCAGGAAATATCATTGTCAACAGAGAGACGGTTGAACCAATATGTCTTGGAATTGAACAGAGAGATGGAATGGATGGAATTACAGCAGTTTGATATCGTTGAGGATCGCAAATTGAATCGTCTGGCTATTCTCTGGGATATGATGGATCAGGTTGAGCGACGGGATACATTAAATTATCTGACTGAACGACTCGCTTCATTCAAGAATAGCACGGCTTATATCAAAAACGTATATGTACATATCCCTTCAGTTGGCAAAAGTATATCCGCGATCCAAGGTATCGATGATTTTGATAAAAGTTCATATGTATACTTCAGTTCAGGCATGCAAGGAAAAGGTACACGTTTCACGGTGAAAGAGGACACCCTGAACCACAGTGCCGTCAGACTGACGGGTACCAGAGGAGAGCCCCCGCTTTTTGTCATTCAAGTGGAGCTGAATACTGATCATTTTCAAAATGAACTTACACGACTTAATTTGTACCCGGAGAGTTCAACTTTCCTGATTGAGGACGTCACGGGGCATGCCATCACAGATAACCATCAAGCAAGTGTTATTCTCGCAAATTATCGTGAGAACAGTGTGAAAGGTACACTTGATGGCTTTCGGATGAAGGTGGGGGACACCATGTATCATGTTAGTCAGTTGCATATGGATTCTCTGGGCTTATCCGTAGCTACATATCTACCCGAGGCCATTGTCACCAAACCGCTTAGCAAGTTCTATCATTGGGCTTGGCTGTTTGCAATTACATCATTTGTTGCCATCACGGCGTATCTCTATTCAAGTTACAAGTTGATTCATATCCCGTTACTGTTGTTGGTGAAAAGATTCAAAAAAATGGAGGGAGGCATGCTTGATGTCCCCATTGCACATAACCGAAAGGATGAATTCGGCTTCCTCTACACCCGTTTTAATCTAATGATTGAAAATCTTCAATCCCTTATCGATCGAGATTTTAAGAAAACACTGATGATGCAACGGGCCGAGTTGAAACAGCTCCAATCGCAAATTAATCCTCATTTTCTGTATAATAGCTTCTTTATTCTGAATTCACTGGCAAGGACAGGAGAAACCGAACGTATTGAGCAATTCACGAACATGCTTGGAGAGTATTTCAGGTTCATTACCCGGAATGAAACAGATCATGTGAAGTTGAAGGTGGAAGTTGAGCATTCACGAATCTATACAGAGATTCAACAATTACGATTCTCCAGACGAATCAAAGTTGATTTTGGGTCACTACCTGCTGAGATGGAACACATCAAAGTTCCCAGACTCATTATTCAACCCATTATTGAGAATGCCTACGAGCACAGCCTTGAAAAGAATTCGGACTCCGGTCTTCTAATTATTGGGTTTAATATGGAAGAGTCATATGCCGAGATCACCATAGAGGATAATGGTAATGAGTTGGAAGAGCAACACATTCAATCTCTTCAACAACGCTTGCATAAGGACGGAGGTACAGACGAAATGACCGCGTTAATAAATATTCATCGACGTCTGGTCCTGACGTATGGAGAAGGAAGTGGCCTTTTCCTAACCAGAAGTGAACTGCAAGGGTTAAAAGTCACAATTCGAATCCAGTGGAAAGAGGGGGAAAACGAATGTATCGACTTTTGATTGTAGATGACGAGGAGATTATTACGGATAGTCTCTATGAAACGTTCGCCAGACATATACCCGACCAGCTTGATGTATGTAAAGCCTACTCTGCAACAGAAGCATTGTCCTGGATGCAACGGTCGAGAATTGACATTGTTCTAACGGACATCCGTATGCCGGGCATGAGTGGGTTGGAACTGACAGAGCGGATTCAAGCCAGTTGGCCGAATTGTCGCGTCATTTTTCTGACAGGACATAGCGATTTTGATTATGCATATCAAGCTTTTCAGATGGCTAATGTGCGTTACTTGCTCAAAACGGAAGGTTATGACAAGGTGATGTCAGTTGTAGAAGATGTGATGGAAGAGATCCGTCGAAGTTACAGCATGATTGAGTTGTTGGAACATTCTCATAAAGTCAATTCGCAGCTTGCACTGATTCAGCAAAAAGAGTATTTACGGAAGTTACTTCAAGACTGTACAGCGGTTATAGATTCTACCATGGATATGCAGGACGAATTATCCAAACGAGATATAAGATTACAGATCAACTCGCCTGTTTATCTCATACTGGGTCGGTTCAATAATCTGCCAGAAAAAGGTTCGGACCTCACACAAGTCCAGGAATCTGTTCGCATTATCGGCTCTTCTCTGATGAATGAGCGTACAGTGTGTGCAAGTGTAACGGACCATTATGGGGATACGATCTGGCTGCTTCAGCCGAAGCAGGAGGAAGAGATGACTAATGATAAACTTGTGCGATTTCTAGAAGGTACGCTGGAACTGGTACAGGAAGCATGCATGGTCTCACTCGGCGTATCCATTGCTTTTTCATTAAGTAGTCGAAGCTGTAATTGGTCCGAATTAACCAAACAATATGAACGTCTGAGATTACTCCAGTGGATGAAAATTGGGGATGGTGTATCCATGGTACTCACGGATCATCGTAATGATCTCTCATCTGATGTACCCAAAGAATCCATGCGGATCTCAAACCGGATCGAGATTATGTCAGGATATTTGGAAACGGGAAGAATTCAGCCATTTTACGATATATTTGAGGAGCTTGCAGGAGAACTGCTGCAACAGGAAATTACGATGGAACGTGCCATGGAGACATACTACAATCTGGCCTTATTATTGCATTCAACGATCAATCGTTGGGGTCTTCAACAGAAAATCCCGGATCAACGAAGCTTGCTGCACTTAGGGGAGTATACATGCATGAAGGATGCAGTACAATTTCTATATCGTGCTGCCGATGAACTAGTACGCTACAAAAGATCAAATGAACAGGAACGCGCTAACGTTGTCATTCATTCCTTATGCAGTTACGTCAAGGAGAACCTTGAGAAAGATCTTTCTCTGGTGAGACTGGCAGAACTTCATCATTTTAATCCATCCTATCTGTCCCGATTCTTTAAGCAGGAAATGGGAATAAACGTGTCAGAGTTTATTGACGACTGCCGAATACGGAAAGCCAAAGAAATGCTTCAGAACACAAATCTTATGGTGCGTGAGGTCGCACTTCAAGTGGGGTACGAGGCTGCCCATTCATTTACCCGACTTTTTAAGAAAATAACGGGAATGACTCCCCAAGAATACCGGGAATCCCTTTTGGTACGTTAATGGTGAATACTCTGGAATTGACCAAACCCAAACAACTACAAAAAAACGCAGGAAGAAGAATACATCCTGCGTTTTTTTGTAGTTATTATCTAATCGATACACAAACCGATTCGGCAATCCACCTTTAGGCCGTGTGGATTTTTTGTCTTCTATAAGCATTGGGACTTGATCCGGCATACGCTTTGAACTTTTTATAGAACCAATCAATATCCTTATAGCCTACCTCAATAGCAATCTCATATATTCGCAGATTCGTGGAAGACAACAACTGCTGTGCCTTTTCCATACGTTGCTGGAGCATATAATCATTGAAAGACATTTTCTCTTCCAGCTTGAACTTCTGTCCGAGGTACGCACAGTTAAAATGAAGCATGTCAGAGATCTTCTTCAGCGTGATTTCATCACTCAGATGATCCCGTACATAGGCCTTGACGATACGAATAACATGACTGGAGTGCATGGGTTTACCGTTCATTTGAACAGGTGTTTTGAAGAACGACGACGTTTTGTGTGCCGGGTCGGTTTCAAGATGGGATCTAAGTCCATGCAGACTGTTAAGTAAAGAAGAAGGACTAACTGGATACGGGAGATAATCATTTACCTGATACGTCAGGGCTTTGCGTACGAACCTGAAGTGATCTCTTCCACCCATCAGGAGGATAGGTATCTGACTTTTTTTTCGAATGTCGTTGCATAACCAGAGCCCCGCGGTATCAAACCTCTCTGTATGTACCATAACAAGGGAAAAGTCTCGTTCTGACAATGCGGTCAAAGCCTCGGCCGATGAGAACACACAATTTGCGATAGTATATTGAGCTTTGCTCCGTAGCAACATCTGTTGCAACTCCCCGCACAAACGACGGCTGAAATCCACAAGTAAAATATCATACATGAAGCAATACCTCACCTTCTGCTGAATTGTAATGCGCTAGATTAACTGAAATTTGACTTAATTTCATTATGGTAATAAAAGAAAGCGCATACAATGTGCATATTTTTGTAGACAGTGCATTTCTTTACCAATTAAAACCTATAATGCACTTTGCTCGTGCAAAATTACGCGAATCTATATTCAGCCCGGGTAAACATCTGTATTTCGGCAGGTTGTTTGCGCTTTCATTTGAACGATACACTGTGATAGCAAACGACAATCAGGGGGGAAGACGATGAGAAAAAACAAGTTCATGCTACTGAGCCTGGTATTTGCGGTCTTGTTGGTGATTGCTGCGTGCAGTTCTGCACCTACCGCTCAACCTGAGCCGGAAAAGACAACACAGGAGGAACAAAAACCCGCGGAAACCGAGCCAAAGAATGAAAACTCCACGCCAGAAATGGACTTTGACATGGGTGGCAGAACCATCAAGGTTGTTGCTTGGTGGGACATGGAAATACAGGGGAACAACCCGGACAACATTCAACGCCTTGAGAATCTCGAAGCGCTGAAGAAAAAACACAACTTTAATATTGAATATGTTTCCATCGATTTCGGTGAATATCAGGAAAAAGTAGTTGCTTCCCTGATGGCTGGTGAACCGCTTGGCGATCTGGTGAGACTGGGCAAAAACTATGCCATTCCGGCATTGACCAAACAGGATCTGTTATGGCCGGTGGATGATTATATTAAAAACGACAAGGTATTCAACCAGAAAACAACCAAGGAATACATGCAGTATGAAGGCAAAGGTTACGGCTTTACCGAGGACCAGTCCTCGTTTATCAACGGAATTTTCTATAATCGCACACTCATGCAAGAGCTCGGCTTGAAGCCACTTCAGGAGTATGTGGATGCCGATGAATGGAACTGGGATACGTTCATCAGCGTTGCCAAGCAAGCGAACAAGGATCGAAACAATGATGGCAAGCTGGACACTTGGGGACTCGCGCAAACGGGCTTGCTGGAACCGATTCTGTATTCCAACGAGGCTTCTCTGACCAAAGAGGATAAGCAGAACCTGGAAGATCCAAAAACGAAAGAAGCGTTGAACTTCCTGTCCAAACTGGCTACCGAGAAGGTCGGCAGAGCTTCTGAGGGCGGCGATTGGACAGAGCCATCCACGTTCTTCCGTCAAGGCAACACCTTGATGTATTCAGGTGCCATGTACGAAGTCGAAGGTATTATGACGGATATGCAGGACTACGATATTGGTTTTGTACCGTTTCCAAAAGGTCCAAGTGCAACAGCGTATCACTCCGGTGAGTCACGTTACCAAGCTATAACGATTCCAAAAGCGGTAGAGAATCCGGAACAACTGATGTACATCTGGGAGAAAATTAATGAGATCGAATCGATCTATGAATACCCGGGACAATCCACACTGGAGACACATCTGACCGATGAAGCAGATATCAACAATGCCAGAGAGGTAGCGGAAGGTATGTTGGTTCTCGACCATAACACATTCCCGTCCTTGCCGTTCTGGGATTTTGATGGGGAACTCAAAGAAGGGGTATCCGTATCTACGCTGATCGAGAAATACAAGGCTCCTTTCCAGGCTGCGATTGATGAGGTTTACAAATAGGTATCACGTTACACGGGCAGAACGCACCAGTGAAGGTGCGGTCTGTCCGGGTTAGTCAATCGTTCAGTTCTCTCAACGCTTACAGGAAAGGGGATACAATCAAACATGCGGTCACGTAAGAAAAAGGGACTAATCCTGGTGCTTGTCCTGGCCTTGGTGCTCTCCATATGGACACTATATCCATCGCGGGATCGTAATCCGGGAACGGTACATGCGCTTGAGGACTTTGAGGCGGTATCGGGAACCGAGGATTCATTCAGTTATGAGCATTATCTGACTGCTCATGACAATACGGCCAAACCGGATGAAATCGTACGCATCGAAGGCGAATCTTATGTTCAGGCAGAGGATGGGGAATTTGAGGTTGTGCAAGGGTACGCCGGATTAGACGAAAATGCCGTAATTACGCCGGAAACTGGAACCATTCGCTGGGATGTTCCCGTTCAAGTGAGCGGTTTGTACAACATTCGCATTCACTATTATCCCGTAGAAGGCAAAAGCTCCGGGATCGAACGCAAGCTTGAGCTTAATGGTAAGGTTCCCTTCAGAGGGGCCGATATTCTTTTGTTTGACAGGGTATGGGGGAATCGCGAGGATAACGTCCGGCAGGACGATCGTGGCAATGAGCTTAGACCAAGACAAGTGGAGCAGCCCGAATGGCAACTGACTTCCTTCAAGGACAGTGCAGGGTACTTCGAGGAACCGTTTCAGTTTTATTTTGAAAAAGGCAGTCAGAAGTTATCGCTCACTTCATTAAGAGAAAGCATGGCGATCGATTATATCGAGCTGTACCAAGAAAGCGAAGTTCCTTCCTATGCAGAGCTGGAGCAGACCTATGCCTCACTCGGCTTGAAACAATCGGCTCCTGTCATGTTGAAAGTTCAGGGGGAGGAAGCTGTTAGCAAATCATCTCCTACACTTGCACCAATCTCAGACCGATCAAGTCCTTCACTCGAGCCTTATAATGTATCGAAAATTCGGATGAACGCCATCGGGGGCATTAACTGGAAACTGCCGGGCGAATGGATTGAATGGGAAATTGACGTGCCGGAAGACGGACTATATCAACTGGCGCTTAAGGTGAAGCAGGATCAATTGCGTGGCATCTATGCCACCCGCAGTCTGACGATTAACGGTGAAGTGCCGTTTAAGGAAATGAAACGCATTCGATTTAATTACAGCCCGGCTTGGCAAACTCAGGTGTTGGGTTCGGGAGAGGATAAGCCATATCAGTTTCATCTTGAAAAAGGAAAACACCGAATTCGAATGACGGTTACACTTGGCGACATCGCTCCGCTGCTGCGGACCGTGGAATCCAGCGTGCTGGAACTGAATGAGATGTATCGCAAAATATTAATGATCACCTCCAACAGTCCGGACCCACTGCGGGATTACCAACTGGAACGGCGTATCCCGGAGATGACGGAGGTGTTTGAACGACAAGCTGACACCTTGCGCTCCGTTGCAGATTACCTGGAAAAGGCCACAGGTGAGCAAAGTGACAAAGTGGCCGTACTGCACGCCATGGTATTGCAGCTTGAAGATATGGCCGCCAGACCAGAGACGGTTCCCAAACGGCTGGATACGTTCAAAATTAACGTAGGTGGTCTCGGCACATGGATTCTATCGGTACGTGAACAGCCGATTACGTTGGATTACCTTGTCGTATCTCCGCCGGGTGAATCGCTGCCAAAAGCGGAAGCGAGCACCGTCCAGCAGGTGAAGCACGAACTGGGCGCATATGTTGCCTCGTATACCGAAGATTACGACAGCATTGGTAACGTGGAACAAAAGAAGGATGCCATCACCGTATGGATCACGACCGGACGAGATCAGGCCCAAGTACTGAAAGGCATGATCGACGATTCGTTTACCCCGGATACGGATGTGTCCGTGCAGTTACGTCTCGTTCCGCCTAATATTTTGCTGCCCGCAACACTCTCGGGGGAAGGACCGGATGTTGCCATGCAGATGGGCGAAGACATTCCGGTGAACTATGCGATGAGGAATGCAACGGCGGATCTAAGCCAGTTCCCCGATTTCGAGGAAATTTCGGGCAGGTTCCGTGAAAGCGGATTGACGCCTTACCGCTACAACGACGGGGTATATGCCCTTCCGGAGCAGCAGCATTTTCCAATGCTCTTTTACCGCAAAGATATTCTGAATGAACTGGGCCTCGAACCACCGAAAACGTGGCAGGACGTATATAACGCCATCGCCGTGCTGCAGAAGCATAACATGGAGTTTTATCTGCCGATTGAGGATACGCTGAACAATGCCAACCTGGTTCCCAATTCAACCTTTGCGATGTTGTTATATCAGAATGACGGAACGTTCTACACCGAAGACCAGAAGAAAAGTGCACTGGATTCGGAGATTTCAATGGACGCGTTCAAACGCTGGACGCAATTTTATACCAATTACAAGTTTCCGCTCAAAGCCGATTTTCCGAACCGCTTCCGTACCGGGGAAATGCCGATCGGAATTGCTGATTACACCACGTATAACATGCTGACGGTTATGGCTCCGGAAATCCGCAATCTCTGGGACTTTACGATTGTTCCAGGTACACAGCTTCCGGATGGGTCCATACGGCATGAAGTGGCCAGCGCTACGAGCGCGGTGATGATGCTCGAAAATGCCGACAACAAGGAAGCGGCGTGGAAGTTCATGAAATGGTGGACTGCTGAGCAGACCCAGATTGAATACGGGAGAGAAATGGAAGGTCTTATGGGAGCGGCTGCCCGTTACCCGACGGCCAATATCGAAGCCTTGAAGCAATTGCCTTGGCCTGTGAAGGATTATCAAAATCTCGAGAAACAATGGGAATGGGTACAGGGAATCCCGCAGCTTCCTGGAGGTTATTTCACGGGACGACATCTGGACAACGCCTTCCGCAAAGTGGTCAATGCAAATGAAAATCCGCGTGAAGCCTTATCAGACTATGTATTGTACATTGATGATGAAATAGAGTTGAAACGCAAAGAATTTAATCTGAAATAGAGGAAAGGGAGGGTAACGGTTGCAAGCTAAAACTACCAAGACAGCCGCCGCTCCTGCCGTCCATACCCGCCAGGTCGGCTGGTGGTCCCTATTGAAGCGGGATCTGTATCTTAGCAGGCATTATTATGTATTGATGGCACCGTTTATGCTGATTTTTTTCATGTTTACTGTCATTCCGGTCGGCATTTCACTCGGGCTCAGCTTTTTTCATTTCAATATGCTGGAGCTGCCGCGATTTGTCGGCTGGCAGAACTATTCCCGGCTTTTCCTGAACGATGACGTATTTCTGATCGCGCTCAAAAACACGCTGCTTTTTGCCGTAATTACAGGCCCTCTCAGTTATATTGCCTGCTTTTTGTTTGCGTGGATCATCAATGAGCTGTCTCCTAAAATTCGAGCGGTCATGACGCTGGTTTTCTATGCCCCATCCATATCGGGCAACGTCTTTTTCATCTGGCTGATCATCTTCTCGGGTGACAGCTACGGGTATATGAACGGATTTCTGATGCGCCTTGGCGTCGTACTGGAACCGATCCAATGGCTCGCAGACGAGAAGTATGTACTGGCAATCGTCATTATTGTACAGCTGTGGCTGAGCCTGGGAACCAGCTTCCTGGCCTTTATTGCAGGACTGCAAACCATTGATCGTTCTCTGGTTGAAGCAGGAACCGTAGACGGGATCAAAAACCGCTGGCAGGAGCTCTGGTACATCACCTTGCCTTCGATGAGACCGCAGCTGATGTTTGGTGCGGTAATGCAGATTACTGCTTCCTTCGCCGTAGCTGAGATCTCCATCGCA
Coding sequences:
- a CDS encoding extracellular solute-binding protein, producing MRSRKKKGLILVLVLALVLSIWTLYPSRDRNPGTVHALEDFEAVSGTEDSFSYEHYLTAHDNTAKPDEIVRIEGESYVQAEDGEFEVVQGYAGLDENAVITPETGTIRWDVPVQVSGLYNIRIHYYPVEGKSSGIERKLELNGKVPFRGADILLFDRVWGNREDNVRQDDRGNELRPRQVEQPEWQLTSFKDSAGYFEEPFQFYFEKGSQKLSLTSLRESMAIDYIELYQESEVPSYAELEQTYASLGLKQSAPVMLKVQGEEAVSKSSPTLAPISDRSSPSLEPYNVSKIRMNAIGGINWKLPGEWIEWEIDVPEDGLYQLALKVKQDQLRGIYATRSLTINGEVPFKEMKRIRFNYSPAWQTQVLGSGEDKPYQFHLEKGKHRIRMTVTLGDIAPLLRTVESSVLELNEMYRKILMITSNSPDPLRDYQLERRIPEMTEVFERQADTLRSVADYLEKATGEQSDKVAVLHAMVLQLEDMAARPETVPKRLDTFKINVGGLGTWILSVREQPITLDYLVVSPPGESLPKAEASTVQQVKHELGAYVASYTEDYDSIGNVEQKKDAITVWITTGRDQAQVLKGMIDDSFTPDTDVSVQLRLVPPNILLPATLSGEGPDVAMQMGEDIPVNYAMRNATADLSQFPDFEEISGRFRESGLTPYRYNDGVYALPEQQHFPMLFYRKDILNELGLEPPKTWQDVYNAIAVLQKHNMEFYLPIEDTLNNANLVPNSTFAMLLYQNDGTFYTEDQKKSALDSEISMDAFKRWTQFYTNYKFPLKADFPNRFRTGEMPIGIADYTTYNMLTVMAPEIRNLWDFTIVPGTQLPDGSIRHEVASATSAVMMLENADNKEAAWKFMKWWTAEQTQIEYGREMEGLMGAAARYPTANIEALKQLPWPVKDYQNLEKQWEWVQGIPQLPGGYFTGRHLDNAFRKVVNANENPREALSDYVLYIDDEIELKRKEFNLK
- a CDS encoding carbohydrate ABC transporter permease yields the protein MQAKTTKTAAAPAVHTRQVGWWSLLKRDLYLSRHYYVLMAPFMLIFFMFTVIPVGISLGLSFFHFNMLELPRFVGWQNYSRLFLNDDVFLIALKNTLLFAVITGPLSYIACFLFAWIINELSPKIRAVMTLVFYAPSISGNVFFIWLIIFSGDSYGYMNGFLMRLGVVLEPIQWLADEKYVLAIVIIVQLWLSLGTSFLAFIAGLQTIDRSLVEAGTVDGIKNRWQELWYITLPSMRPQLMFGAVMQITASFAVAEISIALAGFPSVNYAAHTVVTHLMDFGTIRFEMGYASAIATVLFALMLGTNVFTQKMLRKIGE